One Oryza brachyantha chromosome 3, ObraRS2, whole genome shotgun sequence DNA segment encodes these proteins:
- the LOC102713062 gene encoding bifunctional fucokinase/fucose pyrophosphorylase: protein METAGRRRRRAHTADEAAAVLRKAWCRLRLSARDPSRVPPWDAVVLTAASPEQAALYDRQLARARRLGRFPASTAALAVPDPDAARIGSGAATLHAVSSLVRHLIAQASKEEIAELLPEGASGSSADDIPLSSVVRFMAKKHILLLHAGGDSKRVPWANPMGKAFLPLPYLAGDNPDGPVPLLFDHILAISSSARQAFRDQGGIFIMTGDVLPCFDASNLVLPDDSACIVTVPTTLDVAANHGVVVASKDGTDGENYSLCLVDNLLQKPTVHELVEGQAIRDDGRALLDTGIISARGKAWQELVTLAYSSSQIMIKELITSRKEMSLYEDLVAAWVPSRHEWLRTRPLGMELIAALGRHRMFSFCSYDFSFLHFGTSAEVLDHLAGSYSGLVGRRHMSSIPETTACDIAATAVILSSKISAGVSVGEDSLVYDSSLSGRVRIGSQSIVVGVNIHELHGNRSQIVSGSSYFTLPDRHCLWEVPLVNSMGRVMVYCGLHDNPKVSMKRDGTFCGKPWRNVLEHLQIQDTDLWNPMNEDNCLWNARLFPVLSLPEMLNVGMCLMGSTCDLDGKVASLWKKSERISLEELHRSIDYDQLCMDSSKHQADLAANIAKACMTYGLLGRNLFQLCEEMLQKENSCLQVCNELLSLCPSHGDQYSGVLPKSRRYQVKMDLLRASGDLSTAAIVEDKVWASIASETASAIKYGSKEPSSNSKSSSNGNLHPKKAIVELPVRVDFVGGWSDTPPWSLERPGCVLNMAIRLEGSLPVGAMIETTMDHLGVLIEDDAGRNVYIDDMSSITSPFKENDSFRLVKSALIVTGILNDKRLSKLGLNIRTWANVPRGSGLGTSSILAAAVVKGLFQLIEGDESDGTVARAVLVVEQVMGTGGGWQDQIGGLYPGIKCTQSYPGQPLRLQVVPLLASPHLIEELERRLLVVFTGQVRLAHQVLQKVVTRYLRRDSLLISSIKRLAELAKIGREALMNGEIDELGGIMSEAWRLHQELDPFCSNKLVDELFAFADPYCCGYKLVGAGGGGFALMLAKNLNSAKELRQALENSPTFDVKVYNWNVAMTP from the exons atggagacggccgggcgccggcggcggagggcgcaCACGgcggacgaggcggcggcggtgctgcgGAAGGCCTGGTGCCGGCTGCGGCTGTCGGCGCGGGACCCGTCGCGGGTGCCGCCGTGGGACGCCGTCGTGCTCACGGCCGCCAGCCCCGAGCAGGCCGCGCTCTACGAccgccagctcgcgcgcgcccgccgcctcggccgtttCCCGGCCTCaaccgccgccctcgccgtccccgaccccgacgccgcgcgcatcggctccggcgccgccaccctccaCGCCGTCTCCTCCCTCGTCCGCCATCTCATCGCCCAG GCTTCCAAGGAAGAGATCGCCGAATTGCTGCCCGAAGGAGCAAGTGGTTCTTCTGCAGATGACATCCCGCTCAGCTCGGTGGTACGATTCATGGCGAAGAAACACATACTGCTGCTTCACGCTGGGGGTGATAGCAAGAGGGTTCCATGGGCGAACCCCATGGGTAAGGCCTTCCTGCCCCTGCCTTACTTGGCCGGAGACAATCCCGATGGACCTGTTCCGCTACTTTTCGACCACATTCTCGCGATTTCATCCAGCGCAAGGCAAGCTTTCAGAGACCAAG GTGGGATCTTCATAATGACGGGGGATGTTCTCCCGTGCTTCGATGCCTCAAACCTAGTTCTTCCCGATGATTCTGCTTGCATTGTCACCGTGCCAACAACTCTGGACGTGGCCGCGAATCATGGCGTAGTTGTAGCATCAAAGGATGGGACGGATGGGGAGAACTATTCTCTGTGTTTGGTGGATAATCTCCTACAGAAGCCTACAGTACACGAGCTTGTGGAGGGCCAGGCTATTCGAGATGACGGGAGAGCACTGCTTGACACAGGGATAATATCAGCCAGGGGTAAAGCATGGCAGGAGCTTGTTACACTTGCATATTCATCTAGCCAGATCATGATCAAGGAGCTCATAACTAGCAGAAAAGAG ATGAGCTTATATGAAGATCTTGTGGCTGCTTGGGTACCTTCCAGGCATGAATGGTTGAGGACCCGCCCATTGGGCATGGAGCTAATTGCTGCTTTGGGAAGACACAGGATGTTCAGCTTTTGTTCAT atGATTTCTCATTTTTACATTTCGGCACGTCTGCTGAAGTTCTTGATCACTTGGCGGGCTCATATTCAGGACTTGTAGGGCGAAGGCACATGTCTTCAATACCAGAGACTACTGCTTGTGATATTGCAGCAACAGCTGTCATTTTATCCAGTAAAATTTCTGCTGGGGTCTCAGTTGGAGAGGATTCATTGGTCTATGATTCATCACTTTCAGGTAGGGTACGGATTGGCTCACAATCTATTGTTGTTGGGGTGAATATACATGAGTTACATGGAAACAGGTCTCAGATAGTCAGCGGTAGCTCATACTTCACATTACCTGATCGACATTGCCTCTGGGAAGTACCTTTAGTAAATTCTATGGGAAGAGTAATGGTCTACTGTGGCCTTCATGATAATCCAAAAGTTTCTATGAAGAGAGATGGTACATTCTGCGGAAAGCCTTGGAGAAATGTCTTGGAACATCTTCAAATCCAGGATACAGATCTGTGGAACCCAATGAATGAGGACAATTGCTTATGGAATGCAAGGCTTTTTCCAGTCTTGTCTCTCCCTGAAATGCTGAACGTAGGTATGTGCCTCATGGGGTCAACATGTGACCTGGATGGCAAAGTTGCTTCCCTGTGGAAAAAATCAGAGAGGATCAGCTTAGAAGAGCTGCATCGTTCGATTGACTACGATCAGCTTTGTATGGATTCAAGTAAGCATCAAGCAGATCTTGCAGCCAACATAGCTAAAGCTTGCATGACCTATGGCTTGCTTGGGCGCAACCTGTTTCAACTATGTGAGGAAATGCTACAAAAGGAAAATTCATGCCTTCAAGTCTGTAATGAATTACTTTCGCTTTGTCCCAGTCATGGGGATCAGTATTCTGGTGTTCTTCCAAAAAGCAGAAGATATCAGGTCAAGATGGATCTGCTTAGAGCTTCTGGAGACCTTTCTACTGCAGCTATTGTTGAAGACAAAGTGTGGGCTTCCATAGCAAGTGAAACTGCATCAGCGATAAAATATGGATCTAAAG AGCCGTCAAGCAATTCCAAGTCTTCAAGTAATGGTAACCTGCATCCTAAGAAGGCTATTGTGGAATTACCTGTCCGTGTTGACTTTGTTGGCGGTTGGAGTGATACACCACCATGGAGCTTGGAGCGTCCAGGTTGTGTTTTGAATATGGCAATACGATTGGAAGGAAGCCTTCCAGTTGGTGCTATGATTGAGACAACAATGGACCACCTTGGAGTTCTGATTGAAGATGATGCTGgcagaaatgtttatattgatGACATGTCTTCTatcacttcaccattcaaagaAAATGATTCGTTTCGTTTAGTCAAGTCTGCTCTTATTGTGACTGGTATCCTTAATGATAAAAGATTGTCAAAATTAGGCTTGAATATTAGGACATGGGCAAATGTTCCTCGTGGAAGTGGTCTTGGAACTTCTAGCATATTAGCAGCTGCTGTAGTTAAGGGACTATTTCAGCTTATAGAAGGTGATGAAAGTGATGGCACTGTTGCGAGAGCTGTGCTGGTAGTGGAGCAAGTAATGGGCACAGGCGGTGGATGGCAAGATCAAATTGGTGGCCTGTATCCTGGAATCAAGTGTACTCAGAGTTATCCAGGACAGCCATTGCGCTTGCAAGTTGTTCCACTTTTGGCATCTCCTCACTTGATTGAGGAATTGGAACGACGTCTCCTGGTTGTGTTCACTGGTCAA GTAAGGCTTGCCCACCAAGTTCTACAGAAAGTTGTTACTCGATATCTCCGCCGCGATAGCCTGTTGATATCCAGCATCAAGAGGCTCGCTGAGTTGGCCAAGATTGGAAGGGAAGCCCTGATGAATGGTGAAATAGACGAGCTTGGTGGCATAATGTCGGAGGCCTGGAGGCTACATCAGGAGCTAGACCCTTTTTGCAGCAACAAGCTTGTGGATGAATTGTTTGCATTTGCTGACCCTTACTGCTGCGGCTACAAGCTGGTTGGAGCTGGTGGGGGCGGCTTCGCATTGATGCTTGCGAAGAACCTGAACTCGGCCAAAGAACTCAGACAGGCACTCGAAAATTCTCCCACCTTCGATGTAAAGGTGTACAACTGGAACGTTGCCATGACACCATGA
- the LOC102713341 gene encoding pentatricopeptide repeat-containing protein At3g53170, producing the protein MHSPARCPPATSSPPPRAAHVVMARRGRSYKPSAPEVADQPEALARILRTEAAVSGVSRKAAASRQQSARLWPRAVLEALDSAVASCRWESALEIFELLRKQQWYKPRSQTYARLLMMLGKCRQPGAATALFKVMLSERLKPTVDVYTALVGAYGYSGMLDEALATVDQMKGAADCKPDEYTFSVLINCCSKLRRFDRIPAILDEMSYLGLECNAVIHNAIIDGYGKAGMLEEMENALTNMLESGDIVPDIYTMNSVIWAYGKHGRIDEMERWYGEFQLMGVDPDTQTFNIMIKAYGNAKLHDKMISVLKYMKKYFFSPAVVTFNIIIESFGRAGNIEKMEYYFRLMKFQGVKPNPITYCSMINGYSKAGLIDKVPGIIRQTQNTDVVLDTPFFNCVIDAYAKSGDIKIMEEMLQFMKEKKCKPDEVTYTIMIQAYNAHGMDKAANLLKMDVERVDGKFLGLVSEVDNK; encoded by the exons ATGCACTCGCCGGCGCGCTGCCCACCGGCCACCTCTTCGCCACCTCCGCGCGCGGCCCACGTCGTGATGGCCCGCCGCGGCCGTAGTTACAAGCCATCGGCCCCCGAGGTCGCCGACCAGCCGGAGGCGCTTGCCCGCATCCTCCGCACCGAggccgccgtctccggcgtCTCCCGCAAGGCCGCAGCCTCGCGGCAGCAGTCCGCCCGCCTCTGGCCCCGCGCCGTCCTCGAGGCCCTCGACTCCGCCGTCGCTTCCTGCCGCTGGGAGTCCGCTCTCGAG ATCTTCGAGCTGCTTCGTAAGCAGCAATGGTACAAGCCGAGGTCACAGACCTACGCCAGGTTGCTGATGATGCTCGGCAAGTGCCGGCAGCCCGGCGCGGCGACAGCCCTCTTCAAGGTGATGCTCTCGGAGCGTCTCAAGCCGACGGTGGATGTCTACACGGCCCTCGTCGGCGCGTATGGTTACAGCGGCATGCTGGACGAGGCGTTGGCCACCGTCGACCAGATGAAAGGCGCTGCGGATTGCAAGCCAGATGAGTACACGTTCTCCGTTCTTATCAATTGCTGTAGCAAATTGCGCCGCTTCGATCGGATACCCGCGATTCTTGATGAGATGTCCTACTTGGGGCTAGAATGCAATGCTGTTATCCATAATGCGATAATTGATGGGTATGGGAAAGCTGGCATGTTGGAGGAGATGGAGAATGCACTGACCAATATGCTTGAAAGTGGGGACATTGTGCCGGACATATACACGATGAACTCTGTCATTTGGGCCTATGGGAAGCATGGTAGGATAGATGAAATGGAGAGGTGGTACGGTGAGTTTCAGTTGATGGGTGTTGACCCAGACACACAAACATTTAATATCATGATCAAAGCTTATGGTAATGCTAAGTTGCATGACAAAATGATATCGGTGCTGAAATATATGAAGAAATACTTCTTTTCACCCGCTGTTGTTACTTTCAACATAATAATAGAAAGTTTTGGACGAGCTGGAAATATTGAGAAGATGGAGTACTATTTCCGTTTGATGAAGTTTCAAGGTGTCAAACCCAACCCCATCACTTACTGCTCTATGATCAATGGATACAGCAAAGCTGGGTTAATTGACAAGGTTCCTGGGATTATTCGACAGACACAGAACACTGATGTTGTATTAGATACTCCATTTTTTAATTGTGTGATCGATGCATATGCCAAGTctggagatatcaaaattatgGAGGAAATGCTACAGTTTatgaaggaaaagaaatgtAAACCTGATGAAGTAACTTACACCATCATGATCCAGGCATACAATGCACATGGGATGGATAAAGCTGCTAATTTGTTAAAGATGGATGTGGAAAGGGTTGATGGCAAGTTTCTG GGGTTAGTTTCTGAGGTTGATAACAAATAA